TAATTGCATCAAGGCATAAATTATTAATACTGCCTTCGTGCGTGTGTTTGGTTTCTTTTGGAGATTTGTATGTTCCTGCTTCCAATTGTTCTGCAACGGCTTTATACGCATCTCTAAACGGCATTCCAGCCACTACCATTTCGTTCAATGTATCAACTGTAAATAGATAATCGTATTTTTTATCTTCTAAAATATGATCTTTTACGGTGATGTCTTTTATGGAGAAAATCGCAATATCCAGACAAGCTTTCAAGTTTTGAATCGCTGGAAACAAACCTTCTTTTAAAAGCTGTAAATCTCTATGATACCCGCTTGGCAGGTTATTGGTAATTAAAGTGATTTCGTAAGGAAGCGCCTGAATCTTATTGCATTTTCCTCTGATTAATTCGAAAACATCTGGATTTTTCTTATGAGGCATAATGCTTGAACCTGTTGTAAGATGTGCTGGAAGTCCAATAAAATCAAAGTTCTGGCTCATATACAAACAAACATCCATTGCAAATTTTGATAATGTTCCCGCAACGCTTGTCATCGCAAAAGCAACTGTTTTTTCTGCTTTTCCACGGCTCATTTGTGCTGCAACGGCATTGTATTTTAAAGTTTCAAAACCTAATTCCTGAGTGGTAAAAGTTCTGTTGATTGGAAATGAACTTCCGTAACCCGCAGCAGACCCTAACGGATTCTGATCTACAATTTTTGAAGCTGCGTTTAGCATTGTAATATCATCAATCAGACTTTCTGCATAAGCCGAAAACCACATTCCGAATGAAGACGGCATTGCGATTTGCAAATGTGTGTAACCTGGCAACAATACATTTTGATGTTTCTCTGCTGATTCCATCAACAAATCAAAAAGTGTTTTTACCTGTTCTTTTATTGCTTTTAATTCGTCTTTTAAATACAAATGAACATCTACTAAAACTTGATCATTACGAGAACGCGCCGTGTGGATTTTCTTTCCGGCATCGCCCAATTTTACGGTCAGCAAATATTCGATTTTAGAGTGAACATCTTCAAAACTGTCTTCGATTTCGAAATTACCCACTACGATATCCGCAATGATTTCGTTTAACGCATCAACTAAAGAAGTCGTTTCTTCTGAAGTCAATAAACCAATTTGCCCAAGCATTTTAGCGTGAGCGATTGAACCTAAAGCATCGTATTTTGCTAAAACCAAATCCAGTTCACGATCGTTTCCAACGGTGAATTGCTCGATTTGCTTATCTGTTGGTATTCCTTTTTCCCAAAGTTTCATAGTTCTATTTTTTTTGCCACGACACGAGCGACAGCGAACTGGCGAAGCAATTCACGAATTATTTTGTTACTATCTAGACGAAATATTAATTCGAATTAATTCGAAAAAATGATCGCAAAGATTTGAAAAAACAATTCGTGAATTCGTGGCAGTTTTCTTTTCTTATAATTTGAAGAAACCGGTTAGTATTTTAATATACAAATCAACTCCTTCTACAATTTCGTTTACAAAAATAAATTCGTCTGCTGAATGCGAACGTAATGTTTCTCCTGGTCCTAATTTTAAAGACTGACAACTTAAAACCGATTGATCTGAAAGCGTTGGAGATCCGTAAGTCGTTCTTCCTAAAGCAATTCCTGCTTGCACTAAACCGTGTTCGATTGGAATAGACGAAGCATTTAAGTGCATTGATCTTGGGGTAACTTCGGCATTTACATTTGCTTTTACTACCTCTAAAATTTCAGCATTTGAATAACGATCTGTTACACGAATATCAACAACCAAATCACATTCTGACGGAACCACATTATGTTGTTTTCCTGCATTTATTTGCGTTACGGTCATCTTTACAGGACCTAAAACATCTGAGATTTTGTCGAATTTATAGTTTTTAAACCATTCCATTACTGGAATTGATTTATATAAAGCATTATCATCGTTTTGATGCGCCGCATGGCTTGCAGTTCCTTTTACTTTTACATCTAAAACCAAAAGACCTTTTTCTGCAACCGCTAATTGCATTAAAGTGGGTTCGCCTACAATTGCACAATCTAGTTCTGGCAAGTGTTTTAAAACGCTGTTTAAACCATTTTTTCCGCTGCTTTCTTCTTCTGCCGAAGCAACGATAACAATATTATGTGATAAGTTTTGGTTTTCGTAAAAATGTACAAATGTAGCCAATAGCGACACTAGACATCCTCCTGCATCATTACTTCCTAAACCGAATAATTTCCCGTCTTTTTCAATTGCCTTAAACGGATCGTTGGTGTAAGCTTGATTTGGTCTTACGGTATCGTGATGTGAGTTTAATAAAAGTGTTGGTTTGTTTTCGTCGAAATATTTATTGAAAGCCCACACATTGTTGTTTTCTCTCTTGAATGGAATTTCATTCTGATTGAACCAATTTTCTATTAAAAGAGCTGTTTGATCTTCTTCGCTTGAAAATGAAGGGGTTTCAATAAGGCTCTTTAATAAACTAATTGCTTCTTGGGTAAGCGTATCTATATTTTTCATTTTAATAAGGTTCAAAGGCTCAAAGGGACAAAGCAACAAAGTTTTTGAGCTTTCCTATGACCATTTTTACTTGCGCAAATTTATTTAAAATACCTTGTGCGCTCTATTTTTTTGCCACTAATTACACGACTTTTCTCAAATTGTTTTTTTTGTCTCAGATTTAAAATCAAAATAACTTTTTAATGCGTTACTAAAATTATTTTCTCTTTTAACAGCAGAAATTAATGTCAATTTTGGCAACATTTTTTATAGTGTAATCGTTGTATGCGGAACATCTGAGTTCTGAAGCATTCTATGATGCCCAATTTTGATTTTCTGAACACCTCGAGATAAGCTATTGAAACAGTTATCCAATTTTGGGATCATTCCAGAATGGATTACTTTTTCTTCTTTTAGTTTATTGTATAATACTTCGTTGATTTCTGTAATCACAGAAGAATCATCTTCTGAATCCATCAAAACACCTTGTTTTTCAAAACAATATGTTAGCGTTACATCAAAAACTTCAGATAATGCAATTGACAATTCGCTTGCAATAGTATCGGCGTTTGTGTTTAATAATTGTCCGTTTTTGTCGTGTGTAATTGCACAGAAAACGGGTACAATTCCAGCTTCTAATAAAGTAGCCAGTAATTTGGTGTTGACTTGTTTTACATCGCCAACAAATCCGTAATCAATTGTTGGGTGATTTCTTTTTGTTGACTGAATTAGATTCCCATCAGCTCCAGAAAAACCAACTGCATTATTATCTTTTGACTGCAATTGCGCCACAATATGCTTGTTGATCTGACCTGCATAAATCATTACCACAACATCCAGCATTGGAGCATCTGTAATTCGGCGTCCGTCAATCATCTGCGGAACCAATCCAATACTCTGCGCCATCTTTGTAGCCGATTTTCCACCGCCGTGAACTAAAACTTTGTATCCTTCGATTTTAGAAAAATCAGTTAAAAATTGTTCTAATTCTGCCGGATTGTCAATGATGTTTCCACCAATTTTTATTACAGTAACTTGCTTCATGAGGTTCAAAGGTTCAGAGGAACAAAGGGACAAAGTTTAAGTTCAGCATGAAAACCTCTGAACCTTTACAACTTTGAACCTTTGCACCCATAAAATTATATTTTTTTAAGAATCTTCTGCAACACTAATTGTGCAGAATACGTTCTATTATTTGCTTGTTCGATTACGATTGAATTTTCTCCGTCTAAAACTTCATCTGTTACGATTACGTTACGACGAACTGGAAGACAGTGCATAAATTTTCCGTTATTCGTTAAAGCCATTTTTTCGGCAGTAACCGTCCAATTTGGATCGCTGTTGGTTACTTTTCCGTAATCGTTGAAATTACTCCAGTTTTTAACGTAAACGAAATCAGCGTTTTCGAAAGCTTTATTTTGGTCGTATTCGATTTTGCAGCCTTTTGTAATCTCTGGACTTAGTTCATATCCTTCTGGATGTGTGATCACAAAATCCATATCTTTTTGCATCTGCATCATTTCTACAAATGAATTGGCAACTGCCTGCGGCAAAGCTTTTGGATGCGGCGCCCACGAAAGCACTACTTTTTGTTTGTTTTTATGTCTAGGTTTGAACTCTTCCATTGTAATTGCATCTGCCAGCGATTGTAATGGGTGACGAATAGCGCTTTCCATGTTTACAATTGGCACTGTAGCATATTTCAAAAATCCTGAAATTAATGTTTCAGCATAATCTTTTTCTTTATCTACCAATCCGGCAAAAGCACGGATTGCGATAATATCACAATATTGAGAAACGACTTCTGCCGCTTCTTTAATATGTTCTGAAGCGCCAGAATTCATTACCGCTCCGTCTTCAAATTCTAATGTCCAGCCTTCGTTAGTAAAATTCATTACCATAACGTTCATTCCTAAGTTCATAGCCGCTTTTTGAGTACTCAAACGCGTTCTTAAACTCGGATTGAAGAATAGCATTCCTAAAGTTTTGTTTTTTCCTAAATCTTGATTTTTAAGCGGATTCTTTTTGATTTTGATCGCTTGTTTTACCCATTTTGATAATGAGTTGATTTCTTTTATTGAGATATAGTTCATTTGTTTTTTGCTTTTTTAGTTGTTTTTTCCGCCACGAATTCACGAATTATTTTTTTCAATCTTTGCGATTATTTTTTTTCGAATGAATTCGAATTAATATTTCGTTTAGATAATAAAAAGAACAATTCGTGAATTACTTCGTCTATTCGCTATCGCTCGAGTCGTGGCTATAAAATTTTAGTAAATGGAATTTCGTCTTTTAATGCATTCAAAATAAAATTGTCATTTAATCCGTTCACAATCCAGGTTTCTATGTTCGCTGCTTTTGCAATTCCTGCTGCTTCAATTTTGGATTGCATTCCTCCTGTTCCGTGTGATGATTTTGACTCTCCGATTTCTTTTTCGAGCGATTTTAAATCATTTACCAATTTTATGGTTTCCGGAACTTCATCATGAATCGATTCTTTGGTATAAATTCCATTTGTATTGGTTGCAATTATCAGAATGTCAACATTTAAAAGAACTGCCGTTAAAGCTGCTAATTTGTCATTATCTCCGAATCGAATCTCATCTGTCGCAACGGTATCATTTTCATTGATAATCGGAATGTAATTGTTTTTAACCAATACATTAATGGTATTTACAATGTTTTTTTTGGTCTGTTCTTTTTCAAAATCAGAATAAGAAAGCAAACACTGTGAGGTATTTAATCCTAAATCTTTGAAATTCTCATTGTAAATCCGCATTAAATGAGGTTGTCCGATAGAAGCTAAAGCCTGCTTTACAAAAACATCTTTATCTTGATTATCCAGTTTTACAAATTGCTTTGCTGCCGCAATTGCTCCTGAACTTACGATTATAAATTCATATTCGTCGTTTAAAGCCGCAATCTGCACTCCAAGATCTTCAATCTTTCCCCGCGAAATATGATTGGTTTCTTTGGTTAAAGTATTACTTCCTATTTTTAATAAAATTCTCTTTTTACCCATGTTTTGTTTTTTAACCGCAAAGGGCGCAAGGTTTTTTGATTTTGTTTGTCTATATAAACGCTAAGTTCGCAAAGCTAAATGTTGAAAAAATTCCAAAAATTAAATCCCAAATTCCAATTGAATATCAATGACAATATCAAATTCAAAAATCACTAATTCACAATCTAAAATCTGAAATCTACAATCTAAAATTATCTAATTGACACATTATCTAATTATCTAATCTGCCCCTCTCCGTACACGTACCATTTATTGGTTACCAAATGCTGTAAACCGATTGGTCCTCTTTGATGAAGTTTATCTGTACTGATTGCTAATTCTCCGCCAAGTCCGAATTGTCCGCCGTCTGTGAATCTTGTTGATGCATTTTGGTAAACCGCCGCTGCATCTATCGATTCCATAAACTGCTGCGCGGCTTCACTATCTCTTGTAATAATTGCTGCAGAATGACCTCCACAGTATTTATTAATCATATCAATAGCATGATCTTGAGAATCAATAGTTCCGATTACGATTTTATAATCTAAAAATTCTTCGTACCAAATATCTTCATTCTGAATTGTTTTGGTATTCTCAAAATTCTCTAACGATTTATCGACAATTACTTCCACTTTTGATTCAATCAAAGCTTCGATTAACATTGCTGTAAAACCTTCAAAATTTGGAAGTTTAGAACAGATCAAAACTTTATCTAAAGCATTACAAGCCGAAATTTTAGCCGTTTTTGCATTTAAAATTACTTTTAAAGCCAAATCGGTATCGGCATCTTCATGAACGTAAACAAAATTGTTTCCGCGTCCGCTTACAATTACCGGACAAGTCGCATGTGCTTTTACAAACTCGATTAATTTTTCTCCTCCTCTCGGAACAATTAAATCTACTTTTTGAGTTGGTTTTTCTAAAAATGCCTGAGTTTCAGTTCTGTTATAATTCAGATATTCTACCCAGTCTTTTGAAACTCCGTTTTCTTCCAGAGCTTTATGCCAAAGGCTTACAATCTTTAAATTTGATTTTAGAGATTCTTTTCCCCCCTTTAATAAAATCTTGTTTCCAGATTTAAAAGCGATTCCACCTGCTTCGATTGTAACATCTGGGCGAGATTCGTAAATAATTAAAATGGTTCCGAAAGCTGCGGTTTTATTCACTACTTTGATTCCATTATCATGAGTAAAATGAAAACGCTCAATACCAATGGGATCTTCCTGTGAAGCTAACTGATTCAATGACAAAATCATTTCATCAACTTTTTTATCATCTACTTTCAGGCGTTCTTCCATCGCTAAATCTGAACCGTCGTAATCGCTAAGATCTTCTTGATTGGTCAAAATAATCTGATTCCGCTCCTGTTCGACTAGCTTTGCCATAGTCCGCAAAACCGCATTGCGTATTTCAATTGATAATGGTTTCATTTTTTGGGTTTAATTGGTTAATCGTCAATTCGTTTAATCGATTAACCAGTTAAACGATTAAACGAATTAACAGTGTAAGTCAAACTTAGTTTTTAAGCTCTTCTAAACTTTCTTTCAACGCTTTTACAAACGTATCAATATCCGCTTTTTTCACTGTAAGAGGCGGTAAAATTCTCAATAGATTTTTATTGTTTGCGCTTCCTGTAAAAATGTGCTTTTCGATAATTAATTTCTTTCTCAAAGCAGCTACGTCAAAATCAAACTCCACTCCAAGCATTAAGCCTTTTCCTTTTACTTGTTTGATTCCGTCAACTTCTTTGATTTTTTCTAAGAAATATTCGTAAACTTCATTTACATTCTTTTGTAAATCAAGCTTTTCAATTACATCTAAAACTGCAATTCCTGCTGCACAAGACAAGTGGCTTCCGCCGAAAGTAGTTCCTAATAATCCGAAACTTGCTTCGAATTTTGGAGAAATCAAAATTGCTCCAACTGGAAAACCATTCCCCATTCCTTTTGCAACTGAAATAATATCAGCGTTGATTCCGTGGTGTTGGAAAGCGAAAAATTTCCCGCTTCTTCCATATCCTGACTGTACTTCGTCTAAGATTAAAACCACATCGTGTTTTTTACATGCTTGTTCTAAAGCCTGAAAAAATTCAGTTGTTCCTTGGTCTAAACCTCCAACTCCTTGGATTCCTTCAATAATTACAGCAGCAACATCTCCTTTTGCTAATTCTGCTTCAACCAATTCGATTTGGTTTAAAGGTAAAAATGTTACTTCTTGCTGTGCATTTATTGGTGCAACAATCTTTTTGTTATCTGTAACCGCAACGGCTGCAGAAGTTCTTCCGTGGAAAGAATTATGA
This is a stretch of genomic DNA from Flavobacterium endoglycinae. It encodes these proteins:
- the argB gene encoding acetylglutamate kinase; this translates as MKQVTVIKIGGNIIDNPAELEQFLTDFSKIEGYKVLVHGGGKSATKMAQSIGLVPQMIDGRRITDAPMLDVVVMIYAGQINKHIVAQLQSKDNNAVGFSGADGNLIQSTKRNHPTIDYGFVGDVKQVNTKLLATLLEAGIVPVFCAITHDKNGQLLNTNADTIASELSIALSEVFDVTLTYCFEKQGVLMDSEDDSSVITEINEVLYNKLKEEKVIHSGMIPKLDNCFNSLSRGVQKIKIGHHRMLQNSDVPHTTITL
- the argH gene encoding argininosuccinate lyase produces the protein MKLWEKGIPTDKQIEQFTVGNDRELDLVLAKYDALGSIAHAKMLGQIGLLTSEETTSLVDALNEIIADIVVGNFEIEDSFEDVHSKIEYLLTVKLGDAGKKIHTARSRNDQVLVDVHLYLKDELKAIKEQVKTLFDLLMESAEKHQNVLLPGYTHLQIAMPSSFGMWFSAYAESLIDDITMLNAASKIVDQNPLGSAAGYGSSFPINRTFTTQELGFETLKYNAVAAQMSRGKAEKTVAFAMTSVAGTLSKFAMDVCLYMSQNFDFIGLPAHLTTGSSIMPHKKNPDVFELIRGKCNKIQALPYEITLITNNLPSGYHRDLQLLKEGLFPAIQNLKACLDIAIFSIKDITVKDHILEDKKYDYLFTVDTLNEMVVAGMPFRDAYKAVAEQLEAGTYKSPKETKHTHEGSINNLCLDAIKDKMKAAF
- a CDS encoding aspartate aminotransferase family protein, coding for MNLFNVYPLYDITPVKAIDCTIIDEKGVEYLDLYSGHGVISIGHTQPDYVAKLKNQLDHLGFYSNAIQNPLQVELAQKLGKLSGLEDYELFLCSSGAEANENALKLASFHNGKSRVVAFHNSFHGRTSAAVAVTDNKKIVAPINAQQEVTFLPLNQIELVEAELAKGDVAAVIIEGIQGVGGLDQGTTEFFQALEQACKKHDVVLILDEVQSGYGRSGKFFAFQHHGINADIISVAKGMGNGFPVGAILISPKFEASFGLLGTTFGGSHLSCAAGIAVLDVIEKLDLQKNVNEVYEYFLEKIKEVDGIKQVKGKGLMLGVEFDFDVAALRKKLIIEKHIFTGSANNKNLLRILPPLTVKKADIDTFVKALKESLEELKN
- a CDS encoding glutamate-5-semialdehyde dehydrogenase, whose translation is MKPLSIEIRNAVLRTMAKLVEQERNQIILTNQEDLSDYDGSDLAMEERLKVDDKKVDEMILSLNQLASQEDPIGIERFHFTHDNGIKVVNKTAAFGTILIIYESRPDVTIEAGGIAFKSGNKILLKGGKESLKSNLKIVSLWHKALEENGVSKDWVEYLNYNRTETQAFLEKPTQKVDLIVPRGGEKLIEFVKAHATCPVIVSGRGNNFVYVHEDADTDLALKVILNAKTAKISACNALDKVLICSKLPNFEGFTAMLIEALIESKVEVIVDKSLENFENTKTIQNEDIWYEEFLDYKIVIGTIDSQDHAIDMINKYCGGHSAAIITRDSEAAQQFMESIDAAAVYQNASTRFTDGGQFGLGGELAISTDKLHQRGPIGLQHLVTNKWYVYGEGQIR
- the proB gene encoding glutamate 5-kinase — translated: MGKKRILLKIGSNTLTKETNHISRGKIEDLGVQIAALNDEYEFIIVSSGAIAAAKQFVKLDNQDKDVFVKQALASIGQPHLMRIYNENFKDLGLNTSQCLLSYSDFEKEQTKKNIVNTINVLVKNNYIPIINENDTVATDEIRFGDNDKLAALTAVLLNVDILIIATNTNGIYTKESIHDEVPETIKLVNDLKSLEKEIGESKSSHGTGGMQSKIEAAGIAKAANIETWIVNGLNDNFILNALKDEIPFTKIL
- a CDS encoding M20 family metallo-hydrolase, which encodes MKNIDTLTQEAISLLKSLIETPSFSSEEDQTALLIENWFNQNEIPFKRENNNVWAFNKYFDENKPTLLLNSHHDTVRPNQAYTNDPFKAIEKDGKLFGLGSNDAGGCLVSLLATFVHFYENQNLSHNIVIVASAEEESSGKNGLNSVLKHLPELDCAIVGEPTLMQLAVAEKGLLVLDVKVKGTASHAAHQNDDNALYKSIPVMEWFKNYKFDKISDVLGPVKMTVTQINAGKQHNVVPSECDLVVDIRVTDRYSNAEILEVVKANVNAEVTPRSMHLNASSIPIEHGLVQAGIALGRTTYGSPTLSDQSVLSCQSLKLGPGETLRSHSADEFIFVNEIVEGVDLYIKILTGFFKL
- a CDS encoding N-acetylornithine carbamoyltransferase; translation: MNYISIKEINSLSKWVKQAIKIKKNPLKNQDLGKNKTLGMLFFNPSLRTRLSTQKAAMNLGMNVMVMNFTNEGWTLEFEDGAVMNSGASEHIKEAAEVVSQYCDIIAIRAFAGLVDKEKDYAETLISGFLKYATVPIVNMESAIRHPLQSLADAITMEEFKPRHKNKQKVVLSWAPHPKALPQAVANSFVEMMQMQKDMDFVITHPEGYELSPEITKGCKIEYDQNKAFENADFVYVKNWSNFNDYGKVTNSDPNWTVTAEKMALTNNGKFMHCLPVRRNVIVTDEVLDGENSIVIEQANNRTYSAQLVLQKILKKI